DNA sequence from the Phoenix dactylifera cultivar Barhee BC4 chromosome 13, palm_55x_up_171113_PBpolish2nd_filt_p, whole genome shotgun sequence genome:
AATGGGTTATTGCAGGTTGGTAATTTCTAATTTGTTGAAAGAAAATGTTGTCGAGTGTCATTAATTTTGAAGGAAAAGGatcacttacctcagacgacggcgaggtcgacggcggcggagtaGCTAGGTCTCGGGATGGAGGTCAAATGTTGGCACGtagctagggcatcgaccgagagaggatgaggagaggggccgggcgagcgttaaaaataagaagaaaacaaagaggaggaggaggaggaggaggagaaagagaaggagaagggaggcttacctcagacggcgcgaggtcgacggcggcggagaagcGAATCTTTGATTGCCGATCGGGGCTAGGGATGGGGCTCAACCGAGAGagtatgaggagagggggccgagcgagcgttaaaaaacaaagaggaggaggaggaggaggtcgaCGGCGCGTAGCTAGGGCATCGACTGATAGaaaatgaggagagggggcctgGCGACGGTTGGGGTTTTATGTTttataacgacgcttaaaagcgtcattGTTCTCAAAGTTGTAACGATGCTCTGAAGCATCGTTGTTGTTGCAGATTTACCGACGCTAGatcaaagcgtcggcaaaggttggcgctgagccaaactttcccgacgctttcccTAGCGTCAGGAAAACATAGTCGGCAAAACTCACATTTTCTGTAGTGttagcctgatgaggacgtCGGAGTTTGAACAACTCTGGATTGTTACAATACTTGAGGTGATTCTTGTTCTTTTTACATAGTCCTAGTTGATGAGCGCATCGAGGAAAACATGACGTAGGTGTTAAAGGCTAggtattttggatgaggtcctgggttgttaaaaATACCTgaggtgaggtcctaggttgttacaataCCTGAGGTGATTCTTGTTCTTATTGCATAGTCCTAGGAAAGCATGACGTAGGTGGTGGTCGAGAATAGTTGGAGCAAGGAGAGCATGCTGTTGATATTTATAGACACAAACACTTTCCCTTCATTAGGGACTAGGGGATATTCGGGACAACCAGGAGCCAGCTCCCGCAGCATCATAGATTGAGCAAACTATTATTGGCAGATACTCCTTGAGATTGTCATTCATTACCTAAAGCTGCCACTCCAGCGCATGCTCTACTTAAAATTTTAGTTTGTTAGTTTTTTCCTCGTTGCACGTAATGGAAAAAAATATTGGATATACCTCGGTTTAGACTAATCTCTTTGATCTCCAGTATTATTTGAGGTGTCACTCTACTTGTGCTAATAAAGACTATAGTTACAACGACACTATAGTCAATGCATGATCGGCATAATTGCCATCGCGTGCTGCTCACGTAGGACGATTACTACGTTGTAATGTGCAACCGACCATACGATGTAGTTAGGGCATGTTGCGCCAAATTAGGTAATGGATTAGTATTCTACTCTATATAAAGGGTGCCCGAGGATTCTCAGTAGTTCATTTAGAGATTTCACTCGATAAATTTTCTTTCTACACCGTTACTCTACTATTCTGACTTAAACATCAAAAAGTTTTCCGCCGGAAACTTTTTGGCAATGCTGATTCTTATAGGTGGCCTTGGTGGCTTTCATCTTTTCCTCACTCGGCCATCCGACTTACTTCTCTCGGTTCACCCGACCTCAAAGCACACCAAGTAGCCGCCCACCTGGTGCAGAATTTAGCGGCAATAGCAGGTAATTGTCATAAACGACTATCAAGAATTatatcttttcattagagtagTTAGATATGAACTTAGGCCTGTTTGGAAAAATCCcgcggaaataaaaagagaaaaaattacTCTAAACTGCATTCACCGTGTGGTTGTGCACCACGCCAATTATCTGATCTCATTTCAATGGCTCTATTCATCACATGCTCGTCTTGATGATTGGCCATAGGAACGAGATAGGGTCATTGTGGGTGCACAGCCTCGTTGATGCATGTAGTGTCAGGTATAATTTCTCGAAAAGGGAAGCATGAGATGGGGAGAAAGGGGTAGGAAGGCCATAGTTCCAATTTTTCTTATCCATCATGTCCATCCTGGTCAAATAACAAGTTCAAAAATTTGAAGCTCTTACAAGTAACTAAAATATTACCCTTGCTACTTAcaagtaaaaaatatttttagattataaaatatattagaataacaaaaattaggtttaagaatttaaataatattattaattaaaattataaattaaaaatatatttaaaataatgaTTACATTGCAAACAATATTAtgcgaaaattaaaaaaaaacataatgaaaataatttaaaaaaaggatttataaaacaatataaatatCCTCATACCCTAGAGCGTGCAATGCACGTGCAAGAGGattctatataaatattattggcCGTCGCTGGGCGGGCTTGCCGCTTCTCCTCTCCCGAATAGAGAGAACCCGGCAACAGGATGGTATCATTCTGTCCGCTTTGCTTCCCGTAGTTCTTATTGGGGCACTTCGTGTTTGATATTTTTGCTTGGTGTTTTTCCTTTTTGAGCTTTTCTTCTCGTACTTCAAGGAGTTGGTGGCAAAGAGGTGACGTGGAGCTGAAGAACGATCTCGCCATCCGTGGCATCCTCCACTCCGTCGATCAATACCTCAACATCAAGCTCGAGAACACCCGCGTCGTCGACCAGGACAAGTATCCCACATGGTATGCTCCCTCCCTTTCCTTCTTGATCTCCCCAATGACTTCGTTCCATGTCCTCTTTCTCATAGTCGAGTTCCGGGAGGTATTCTTCTGGTGAATTGGTAATTAGTGACCGAACACATGCGTGCTGGAATCGGAAGGGGAATCCGGTAGGTTTTGGATTAGGTTCGTAGTTTTATGATTCCTCTTTGATTCTTCTCGAGCATTTTTGTGGTGGTTGAACATTTAATCTATTATACTGCCTTCTGAAGACTCATGGGAACTGCTGTCGAAAGGCGTATGGCTTAAAAGTTAGTTAAATAATTGTGCGTTGATGGTCAGGAATTTAATTTGCTTGGCTTTGGCCAGGTGAGGAGCAGATTTtctatgttattttttttttaaaaaaataggttGGTGTGAGAATTGTGTGCATACCTTGGATGCTTGAGTTGGGGTTAGGGATGGAGCTCTATGGGCTTTGAACTTGTGTATCTGTAATTGGATTAGTGAGGAAAGGAACAATCTTTCATAATTAAGAGAGTTACTTCTA
Encoded proteins:
- the LOC103716436 gene encoding LOW QUALITY PROTEIN: sm-like protein LSM2 (The sequence of the model RefSeq protein was modified relative to this genomic sequence to represent the inferred CDS: inserted 4 bases in 2 codons), which gives rise to CLVFFLFELFFSYFKELVAKRXDVELKNDLAIRGILHSVDQYLNIKLENTRVVDQDKYPTWYAPSLSFLISPMTSFHVLFLIVEFRELYQIYITLISSLFLVILLQLSVRNCLXQGSVVRYATPPDGVDIDILHDATRREARGG